In one Pseudarthrobacter sp. NBSH8 genomic region, the following are encoded:
- a CDS encoding ammonium transporter, which translates to MEITAQHVWMMIAAAMVLLMTPGLGLFYGGMTRAKAALNMIMMSFISAGIVGVVWVLWGYSMTTGDGILGIFGDPFANFGLQNLMGSPDLIKAGFSATFAIITVALISGAIADRAKFSAWAVFVPLWVTLVYCPLAYMIWGGGLMSAGGAITEVFGQVIDFAGGAVVEISSGTAALVLALVVGQRHGFAKDPSHRPHNVPFIMLGAAILWFGWFGFNGGAATTAEQAGLIWINTLVTPAAAMLSWLLTEKIRHGHPTSLGAASGVVAGLVAITPSCANISPVAAIGLGLVAGAASCVFVDLKYRFGLDDSLDVVGVHLGAGLIGTLALGFIALPVDGQGGGLFYGGGLQQLTAQAVAVLVTVALSGGVTLVIGRAINKTIGFRVSHEAEMVGVDLSEHAESAYAFGGLGSHFNPLVRRTSEPAAAPAPAPAKEDTFA; encoded by the coding sequence GTGGAGATCACTGCGCAACACGTCTGGATGATGATCGCGGCGGCAATGGTGCTGCTTATGACACCCGGACTCGGTCTTTTCTATGGCGGCATGACGCGTGCCAAGGCAGCACTGAACATGATCATGATGAGCTTCATCTCTGCCGGCATCGTGGGAGTTGTGTGGGTCCTGTGGGGTTATTCCATGACCACCGGCGACGGAATCCTCGGCATTTTTGGCGACCCTTTCGCCAACTTCGGGCTGCAGAACCTCATGGGCTCCCCTGACCTCATCAAAGCCGGTTTCAGCGCCACCTTCGCCATCATCACCGTGGCCCTCATCAGCGGCGCCATCGCGGACCGTGCCAAGTTCAGCGCGTGGGCAGTGTTTGTGCCACTGTGGGTCACGCTGGTCTATTGCCCCCTGGCCTACATGATCTGGGGCGGCGGGCTCATGAGCGCCGGCGGAGCCATCACCGAGGTCTTCGGCCAGGTCATCGACTTCGCCGGCGGTGCAGTGGTGGAGATCAGCTCGGGCACGGCGGCCCTGGTCCTTGCCCTGGTGGTTGGCCAGCGCCACGGCTTCGCCAAGGATCCCAGCCACCGCCCGCACAATGTCCCCTTCATCATGCTCGGCGCGGCCATCCTGTGGTTCGGCTGGTTCGGGTTCAATGGCGGCGCCGCCACCACCGCGGAGCAGGCCGGCCTGATCTGGATCAACACGCTGGTTACCCCGGCCGCGGCCATGCTCAGCTGGCTGCTGACGGAGAAGATCCGCCACGGCCACCCCACGTCCCTGGGCGCAGCCTCCGGTGTTGTGGCCGGCCTGGTGGCCATCACACCGTCCTGCGCCAACATCAGCCCAGTGGCCGCCATCGGTTTGGGCCTGGTGGCCGGTGCAGCCAGCTGCGTGTTTGTTGACCTGAAGTACCGGTTCGGCCTTGACGACTCCCTGGACGTGGTGGGAGTACACCTCGGCGCCGGGCTCATCGGCACACTCGCCCTGGGCTTCATCGCCCTCCCCGTGGACGGCCAGGGCGGCGGCCTCTTCTACGGCGGCGGACTCCAGCAGCTGACGGCTCAGGCCGTAGCGGTACTGGTCACCGTTGCCCTCTCCGGTGGTGTGACCCTGGTGATCGGCCGGGCCATCAACAAGACCATCGGGTTCCGGGTGAGCCACGAAGCCGAGATGGTAGGCGTGGATCTTTCCGAGCATGCCGAGAGCGCCTACGCCTTCGGTGGGCTTGGCAGCCACTTCAACCCGCTGGTCCGCCGGACCTCGGAACCTGCTGCGGCTCCCGCTCCCGCGCCCGCAAAGGAAGACACCTTCGCCTAA
- a CDS encoding PadR family transcriptional regulator, whose translation MKGIHDDKFLEPPFGRGRFERGRGRRGPHGHRGGGFGPGFGPRGGFGHGFGPGPRRASRGDVRWAILSLLAEAPSNGYGLIKTIAEKTSGAWRPSPGSIYPTLQQLVDEDLIEPLSEGRRTDFTLTDAGKAYVAEHAEELENAWNSDAEGSGPAFHQSVGKLMGVIHQFRTAATEEQRNAAVEKLDETRRALYQILAD comes from the coding sequence ATGAAAGGCATTCACGACGACAAGTTTTTGGAACCGCCGTTCGGGCGGGGACGGTTTGAGCGCGGCAGGGGCAGGCGCGGACCACACGGGCACCGCGGGGGAGGATTCGGCCCGGGCTTTGGGCCGCGGGGCGGGTTTGGTCACGGTTTCGGGCCGGGTCCCCGGCGGGCAAGCAGGGGTGATGTCCGGTGGGCCATCCTGTCGCTCCTGGCCGAGGCCCCCTCCAACGGATATGGCCTGATCAAGACCATCGCGGAGAAAACGTCAGGGGCATGGCGGCCCAGCCCGGGGTCGATCTACCCGACGCTGCAGCAGCTGGTGGACGAGGACCTGATTGAGCCCCTCAGCGAGGGCCGGCGGACCGACTTCACCCTCACCGATGCGGGCAAGGCCTATGTGGCCGAGCATGCGGAAGAGCTGGAGAATGCGTGGAACAGCGATGCGGAAGGATCCGGGCCGGCCTTCCACCAGAGTGTGGGCAAGCTGATGGGGGTCATTCATCAGTTCCGCACGGCCGCCACGGAAGAACAGCGCAATGCCGCGGTGGAAAAGCTCGACGAAACCCGCCGCGCGCTCTACCAGATCCTGGCCGACTGA
- a CDS encoding transglycosylase domain-containing protein: MAQQKKRRHRLAATLGGVIGFFAASAMCGVLAASLVVPAVATVGFGVSTSISYFENLPTELIVAPPSQSTKVLTSDGQPIATFYTENRIKIPLDRISPYVRDAIVAIEDSRFYEHPGIDAQGILRAAIFNLTQKGKQGASTITQQYVTNVINESFVSQDKTDEVILSGQKSVGDKLREMKLAIALEKKFSKDQILEGYLNIVFFNREAYGIEAAARYFFSTTAADLTLPQAALLAGLVNSPSYYNPAVNPEQAASRRNQVLSEMLAKNKITLADHDAATATPIELKLSPGKQGCAHALMAPYFCDYISHLILNNPAYGTTLIERERKLYRGGLTIVTTLDSRLQAAAQAQVDATAGANPDRWGASLVTVQPGTGKILAMAQNTVFLPAEGRFDTQLNFNVDSRDPQGNDLNGAGGFQPGSTMKPFTFAEWLNEGKPLTGMVDASRRVYPLGFPWRSSCGKVLGAYSTAQNNPELGAADDLQNSDEGYYRSMPVNYGLYNSINTATFASATQLDFCGIQKMVDAVGLHSGLDGAQINMHQLGNLLGAIGVAPVHLANGFATFANDGRYCSPIAVLEVTEVSGGKLPGQTSECRDAVKPEVARGVNAVLQDVLKVGSGVWINPKIHTLMPVAAKTGTSNNNGSTWVVGYTSGLATASFFGDALEGQNRPGQNVTINGQFYPRLDGYMIAGPQWVNYMLQAAPLYPANPFPAPPASMVAPPKPTPAPAAPRPAPAPAPAPAPAPVPVPEPPPAPEPAPVPPAAALPPLREIPGLPPANGLPGGRP; the protein is encoded by the coding sequence ATGGCGCAGCAAAAGAAACGCAGGCACCGGTTGGCCGCCACCCTGGGAGGGGTCATCGGATTCTTCGCGGCGAGCGCCATGTGCGGCGTCCTGGCCGCAAGCCTGGTGGTCCCTGCGGTTGCGACGGTGGGCTTCGGCGTCAGCACCTCCATCAGCTACTTTGAAAATCTCCCCACGGAACTGATCGTTGCGCCGCCGTCGCAATCCACCAAAGTCCTCACCTCAGACGGCCAGCCAATCGCCACGTTTTATACCGAGAACCGGATCAAGATCCCCCTGGACCGGATATCCCCCTATGTCCGGGACGCCATCGTGGCCATCGAGGACAGCAGATTTTATGAGCACCCGGGCATAGACGCGCAAGGGATCCTCCGTGCCGCGATCTTCAACCTGACGCAGAAGGGCAAGCAGGGCGCCTCCACGATCACCCAGCAGTACGTCACCAACGTGATCAATGAGTCCTTTGTGTCCCAGGACAAGACCGACGAGGTGATCCTCAGCGGCCAGAAGAGCGTCGGGGACAAGCTCCGCGAGATGAAGCTGGCCATCGCACTGGAGAAGAAATTCAGCAAGGACCAGATCCTCGAGGGCTACCTGAACATCGTGTTCTTCAACCGCGAGGCCTACGGAATCGAGGCGGCGGCACGGTACTTCTTCAGCACCACGGCGGCCGATCTCACGCTGCCGCAGGCCGCCCTGCTGGCCGGGTTGGTCAACAGCCCCAGCTACTACAACCCCGCGGTCAATCCGGAGCAGGCCGCGAGCCGCCGGAACCAGGTACTTTCCGAAATGCTGGCCAAGAACAAAATCACCCTGGCGGACCACGACGCCGCCACGGCGACGCCCATCGAGCTGAAGCTCAGTCCGGGGAAGCAGGGCTGCGCTCACGCCCTGATGGCGCCGTACTTCTGCGACTACATTTCGCATCTGATCCTGAACAACCCGGCCTACGGCACCACCTTGATCGAGCGCGAGCGGAAGCTGTACCGCGGCGGGCTCACCATCGTCACCACGCTGGACAGCCGGCTTCAGGCGGCGGCCCAGGCGCAGGTGGACGCCACCGCCGGGGCGAATCCTGACCGCTGGGGCGCGTCCCTGGTGACGGTCCAGCCGGGCACCGGGAAAATCCTGGCAATGGCGCAGAACACGGTGTTCCTGCCTGCCGAGGGCAGGTTCGACACGCAACTGAACTTCAACGTGGACTCCCGCGATCCGCAAGGCAATGACCTCAACGGGGCGGGCGGTTTCCAGCCAGGCTCCACCATGAAGCCCTTCACGTTCGCAGAGTGGCTGAACGAGGGTAAGCCGCTGACAGGGATGGTGGACGCCTCCCGGCGGGTGTATCCGCTGGGCTTCCCGTGGCGCTCCAGCTGCGGAAAGGTGCTGGGCGCCTACAGCACAGCGCAGAACAACCCTGAGCTGGGCGCCGCCGATGACCTGCAGAATTCGGACGAGGGCTACTACCGCTCCATGCCCGTGAACTACGGGTTGTACAACTCGATCAACACGGCTACCTTCGCCTCGGCCACCCAGCTCGATTTCTGCGGCATCCAAAAGATGGTGGACGCCGTGGGGCTGCACAGCGGACTCGATGGCGCCCAGATCAACATGCATCAGCTGGGCAATCTGCTCGGCGCCATCGGCGTCGCCCCGGTCCACTTGGCCAATGGTTTCGCCACCTTCGCCAATGACGGCCGGTACTGCTCCCCCATTGCCGTGCTTGAGGTCACGGAAGTGTCGGGTGGGAAGCTCCCGGGCCAGACCAGCGAGTGCCGTGACGCCGTCAAACCGGAGGTTGCCCGAGGCGTCAATGCCGTGCTCCAGGACGTGCTGAAGGTTGGCTCCGGCGTGTGGATCAACCCCAAGATCCACACACTGATGCCCGTTGCCGCCAAGACCGGCACCTCGAACAACAACGGCTCCACCTGGGTGGTGGGCTACACCTCGGGCCTGGCTACAGCCTCCTTCTTCGGCGATGCACTGGAAGGCCAAAACCGCCCCGGCCAGAACGTCACCATCAACGGCCAGTTCTACCCCCGCCTTGACGGCTACATGATCGCCGGGCCGCAGTGGGTCAACTACATGCTCCAGGCCGCCCCGCTCTACCCGGCAAACCCGTTCCCCGCGCCACCGGCTTCCATGGTGGCCCCGCCGAAACCGACTCCCGCTCCGGCCGCGCCGAGGCCTGCTCCCGCACCAGCCCCAGCACCGGCCCCCGCGCCGGTTCCCGTGCCAGAGCCACCTCCTGCACCTGAACCCGCGCCGGTCCCGCCCGCGGCTGCCCTACCGCCGCTGCGCGAGATTCCGGGCCTTCCGCCTGCGAACGGTCTCCCGGGAGGCAGACCCTGA
- a CDS encoding DUF1992 domain-containing protein, translating to MGGESAFRRRMERAAELRSYRGAGISAEEEAELEAAEAKDRDIRKKVDDARRAEYLIRDAMAQGKFDNLKYAGKPIPGLGEAYDPDWWVKGLIQRENISGLGPKAIMLRTEDAELDGRLDAQFTEKQVRDILAHFNARVVDARRQLQGGPPVITKTRDVETEVARWRERRSAPAQDAPPEPEPKRPWWQRLRRGTT from the coding sequence ATGGGCGGCGAGAGTGCCTTCAGGCGCCGGATGGAACGGGCTGCCGAGCTCCGGTCCTACCGCGGAGCCGGGATCAGCGCCGAGGAAGAGGCCGAACTCGAGGCCGCCGAGGCCAAGGACCGGGATATTCGCAAAAAGGTGGACGATGCCCGCCGGGCGGAGTACCTGATCCGGGACGCCATGGCGCAGGGCAAATTCGACAACCTCAAATACGCCGGCAAGCCGATCCCCGGGCTGGGGGAGGCCTACGATCCCGACTGGTGGGTCAAGGGCCTCATCCAGCGCGAGAACATCAGCGGGCTGGGGCCTAAAGCCATCATGCTCCGCACTGAAGACGCCGAACTGGATGGGCGGTTGGATGCCCAGTTCACCGAAAAACAGGTCCGGGACATCCTCGCCCACTTCAACGCCCGGGTGGTCGACGCCCGGCGCCAGCTCCAGGGCGGTCCGCCCGTCATCACCAAAACACGCGACGTCGAAACGGAGGTGGCGCGCTGGCGCGAACGCCGTTCCGCCCCCGCACAAGACGCACCGCCCGAACCGGAACCGAAGCGTCCGTGGTGGCAGCGGCTCCGGCGCGGTACCACTTAG
- a CDS encoding Lrp/AsnC family transcriptional regulator, protein MVLSEEDLALINALQIAPRISWSDAATVLGVHATTLAARWDRLKLAGAAWTTAHLIGDPKQMCLALVDVDCEMRQRDEVTAALAAIPEVVTVEEAGSNRDLMLTVIAPTLARFTEEVLPRFKEIPGLLKYRTSLCTRLHSSGYAWRLNILDKTKQNALKALAGPAATASAAPMTGAPLPPSHLDLIPFLARDGRAGAAELARSLGRSPATVQRQLNRVLASGLLSFRCEIAQKLSGYPVSCQWFVKVPAGQHEAAAAELRSLRTVRLSASTTGSTNFVILMWLHSLADVMNAELALQQRIPQIELVESVVILNTAKRVGWMLNPDSTASGAVVVSGTELPALGLQ, encoded by the coding sequence ATGGTGCTAAGCGAGGAAGACCTGGCGCTGATCAACGCGCTGCAGATTGCACCGCGGATCAGCTGGTCGGATGCTGCCACGGTGCTGGGAGTGCACGCCACAACGCTGGCCGCACGCTGGGACAGGCTGAAGTTGGCCGGGGCGGCCTGGACGACGGCCCACCTGATTGGCGATCCCAAACAGATGTGCCTGGCGTTGGTGGACGTGGACTGCGAAATGCGGCAGCGGGACGAGGTGACCGCGGCGCTTGCGGCAATCCCCGAAGTGGTCACGGTGGAGGAAGCTGGAAGCAACCGGGATCTTATGCTGACGGTCATAGCGCCGACCTTGGCCCGGTTCACGGAGGAGGTGCTTCCTCGGTTCAAGGAGATCCCCGGACTGCTGAAGTACCGGACCTCGCTGTGCACCCGACTGCATTCCAGTGGCTATGCGTGGCGGCTCAACATTTTGGACAAGACGAAGCAAAATGCGCTTAAGGCCTTGGCCGGTCCGGCGGCCACCGCTTCGGCGGCCCCGATGACCGGAGCTCCGCTGCCGCCCAGCCACCTGGATCTGATCCCGTTCCTTGCCCGGGACGGGCGCGCGGGCGCCGCGGAGCTCGCCCGGAGCCTGGGCAGGAGCCCGGCGACAGTTCAGCGGCAGCTCAACAGGGTGCTGGCAAGCGGGCTGCTTTCCTTCCGTTGTGAAATTGCCCAGAAGCTCTCCGGCTATCCAGTGAGCTGCCAGTGGTTCGTCAAAGTGCCGGCGGGCCAGCACGAGGCCGCTGCTGCCGAACTCCGCAGCCTCCGCACTGTCCGGCTCAGCGCGTCCACCACAGGGAGCACAAATTTTGTCATCCTCATGTGGCTGCATTCGCTGGCCGATGTGATGAACGCTGAATTGGCCCTCCAGCAACGCATCCCGCAGATCGAGCTCGTGGAGAGCGTCGTGATCCTGAACACCGCCAAGCGGGTGGGCTGGATGCTGAACCCGGATTCGACCGCGAGCGGCGCCGTTGTGGTCTCGGGCACGGAGCTGCCGGCCCTGGGGCTCCAATAA
- a CDS encoding M20 family metallopeptidase produces the protein MSITTDARELQDEIARFRHELHQEPEIGLHVPRTQEKVLKALDGLPFEITLGESTTSVTAVLRGTATHASATKPTVLLRADMDGLPVQERTGVQFASKIDGAMHACGHDLHTAMLAGAATLLAERRDQLAGDVVLMFQPGEEGFDGAGHMIREGVLDAAGRRVDAAYGMHVFSALEPHGRFCTKPGVMLSASDALTVTVLGAGGHGSAPHTAKDPVTAAAEMVTALQVMITRQFNMFDPVVLTVGVLHAGTKRNIIPESARIEATIRTFSDASRERMMSAVPTLLKGIAAAHGLEVDVDYRHEYPLTVNDDDETRTAEKTIEDLFGHSRLTRWATPLSGSEDFSRVLAEVPGTFIGLSAVAPGADHNETAFNHSPYAAFDDGVLSDGTALYAELAVARIAALAVAN, from the coding sequence ATGTCGATCACCACCGACGCCAGGGAACTCCAGGACGAGATCGCCCGGTTCCGCCACGAGCTGCATCAGGAACCGGAGATCGGACTGCACGTCCCCCGGACCCAGGAAAAGGTCCTGAAAGCCCTGGACGGCCTGCCGTTCGAGATCACCCTGGGCGAGAGCACGACGTCGGTCACCGCGGTTCTGCGCGGCACCGCAACGCACGCATCGGCAACAAAACCGACGGTCCTCCTGCGTGCCGACATGGACGGCCTCCCCGTCCAGGAACGGACCGGCGTCCAGTTCGCGTCCAAGATCGACGGCGCCATGCACGCGTGCGGCCACGACCTCCACACCGCCATGCTCGCCGGCGCAGCCACGCTCCTGGCCGAGCGCCGGGATCAGCTGGCCGGCGACGTCGTGCTGATGTTCCAGCCGGGCGAGGAAGGCTTTGACGGGGCGGGCCACATGATCCGCGAAGGCGTGCTGGACGCGGCCGGGCGCCGGGTTGACGCCGCCTATGGGATGCACGTGTTTTCCGCTTTGGAACCGCATGGCCGGTTCTGCACCAAACCCGGCGTGATGCTGAGCGCCTCGGACGCCCTCACCGTCACGGTTCTGGGCGCCGGCGGCCATGGTTCGGCCCCTCACACAGCCAAGGACCCCGTCACGGCGGCCGCCGAAATGGTGACCGCCCTGCAGGTCATGATCACCCGCCAGTTCAACATGTTCGATCCCGTGGTCCTGACGGTGGGTGTCCTCCACGCAGGCACGAAACGAAACATCATTCCGGAATCGGCGCGCATCGAAGCCACCATCCGAACCTTCTCGGATGCCTCCCGGGAGCGGATGATGTCCGCCGTTCCCACCCTGTTGAAAGGCATCGCCGCAGCCCACGGCCTCGAAGTGGACGTTGACTACCGCCACGAGTACCCGCTCACCGTCAACGACGACGACGAAACACGCACCGCGGAAAAGACCATTGAAGACCTCTTTGGACACTCGCGCCTCACCCGCTGGGCCACTCCACTCAGCGGATCCGAGGATTTTTCGAGGGTGCTGGCGGAGGTGCCCGGGACGTTTATCGGGCTCAGCGCCGTCGCCCCTGGCGCCGACCACAACGAAACCGCGTTCAATCACTCCCCCTACGCCGCCTTCGACGACGGCGTGCTGTCCGACGGAACCGCGCTCTACGCCGAGCTGGCCGTCGCCCGCATCGCGGCACTTGCCGTCGCCAACTGA
- a CDS encoding MFS transporter, whose protein sequence is MTTTAGVPADVQVHKSHLRTLIGTGIGNAVEWYDWAIYATFSPFIASALFSKADPTSAFLATLAIFAVGFVARPFGGFVFGWIGDRIGRKTSMTFAVGLAALGSLLIGIAPTFEAVGAFASVLLLVARLIQGLAHGGELPSSQTYLSEMAPKEKRGFWATLIYVSGTVGILAGTMLGATLTNVLSMTDMNAWGWRIPFIVGGIMGLYALIMRARLKETAAFEAESPKEKHEPMWPQIYRHRKQALQVIGLTVGLTVSYYIWGIVTPSYAASVLKMDRGETLWASVIANVLFIVALPFWGRLSDRIGRKPVMIMSAAGAALFHFPMTWLLKDSPWQLTVTMSVMLFFIAGSAAIVPAVYAELFPTSIRTVGVGVPYSICVAAFGGTAPYLQAWLGSIGQGNLFNVYAVVLLAISIAFVFSIPETKGKDLTHA, encoded by the coding sequence ATGACCACAACTGCAGGCGTCCCAGCAGACGTCCAGGTTCACAAGTCCCACCTTCGCACGCTCATCGGCACAGGCATCGGCAACGCCGTCGAATGGTACGACTGGGCCATCTACGCCACCTTCTCGCCGTTCATCGCGAGCGCACTGTTCAGCAAGGCGGATCCGACGTCGGCCTTCCTCGCCACCCTGGCGATCTTCGCCGTCGGCTTCGTCGCCCGTCCGTTCGGCGGCTTCGTTTTCGGCTGGATCGGTGACCGGATCGGCCGCAAGACGTCCATGACGTTCGCAGTGGGCCTCGCCGCCCTGGGCAGCCTGCTGATCGGTATCGCACCGACCTTCGAAGCCGTGGGGGCCTTTGCCTCGGTCCTGCTGCTGGTGGCCCGGCTCATCCAGGGCCTTGCCCACGGCGGCGAGCTGCCGTCGTCGCAGACGTACCTCTCGGAGATGGCGCCCAAGGAAAAGCGCGGCTTCTGGGCAACGCTCATTTACGTCTCCGGCACGGTGGGCATCCTGGCCGGAACCATGCTCGGCGCCACCCTGACCAATGTCCTGAGCATGACTGACATGAACGCCTGGGGCTGGCGGATTCCTTTCATCGTTGGCGGCATCATGGGCCTGTACGCCTTGATCATGAGGGCGCGCCTGAAGGAAACGGCAGCGTTCGAGGCGGAATCACCCAAGGAAAAGCACGAGCCGATGTGGCCGCAGATCTACCGGCACCGCAAGCAGGCCCTGCAGGTCATCGGCCTGACCGTTGGCCTGACCGTGTCCTACTACATCTGGGGTATCGTGACGCCCAGCTATGCAGCGTCAGTTCTGAAGATGGACCGCGGAGAGACCCTCTGGGCCAGCGTTATAGCCAATGTATTGTTCATCGTCGCCCTGCCTTTCTGGGGCAGGCTGTCGGATCGCATCGGCCGCAAGCCCGTCATGATCATGAGCGCCGCCGGCGCCGCGCTGTTCCATTTCCCGATGACATGGCTGCTGAAAGACTCCCCGTGGCAGCTCACGGTCACCATGTCCGTCATGCTGTTCTTCATCGCGGGCAGTGCCGCAATCGTCCCGGCCGTCTACGCCGAACTGTTTCCCACCAGCATCCGCACGGTGGGCGTGGGCGTCCCCTACTCGATCTGCGTCGCGGCCTTCGGGGGTACCGCACCGTACCTGCAGGCTTGGCTCGGCAGCATCGGACAAGGCAACCTATTCAACGTCTACGCCGTGGTCCTGCTGGCCATCAGCATCGCGTTTGTGTTCAGCATCCCTGAAACGAAGGGCAAGGACCTGACGCACGCCTAG
- a CDS encoding SRPBCC domain-containing protein has protein sequence MPVISSTKNLEALSFTLVAEFDAGVDRVWQIWEDPRQLERWWGPPTWPATFEEFDFQPGGKAGYYMTGPDGEKAGGWWRFTAIEAPRKLEFDDGFADEAGAPNEAMGITHAAVDLEDLGGRTRMTVRSTFESEEQMEQMVQMGMDEGMREAAGQIDALLAQHARA, from the coding sequence ATGCCTGTTATCAGTTCCACCAAGAACCTCGAAGCACTCAGCTTCACCCTCGTGGCCGAGTTCGACGCCGGCGTCGACCGTGTCTGGCAGATCTGGGAAGACCCCCGCCAGTTGGAGCGCTGGTGGGGTCCGCCCACCTGGCCGGCCACATTCGAGGAGTTCGATTTCCAGCCCGGCGGCAAGGCCGGCTACTACATGACCGGCCCCGACGGGGAGAAAGCCGGCGGCTGGTGGCGCTTCACCGCCATCGAGGCGCCGCGCAAGCTGGAGTTCGACGACGGCTTCGCCGATGAAGCCGGCGCCCCGAACGAGGCCATGGGAATCACCCATGCCGCCGTTGACCTCGAGGACCTGGGCGGCCGCACCCGGATGACCGTTCGGTCCACCTTCGAGTCGGAAGAGCAGATGGAACAGATGGTCCAGATGGGCATGGATGAGGGTATGCGGGAGGCGGCAGGGCAGATCGACGCCCTGCTCGCCCAACACGCCCGCGCCTGA
- a CDS encoding metalloregulator ArsR/SmtB family transcription factor, translated as MVVDQLRDSDVDRLFQALADATRRDIVRRVTAGEYSVSGLAALYAMSFAAVQKHVAVLERASLVTKEKRGREQIVRGDHEGLQKARRLLDEYEAIWRQRAQRIADILAEG; from the coding sequence ATGGTTGTAGATCAGCTCAGAGATTCGGACGTTGACCGCCTGTTCCAGGCGCTCGCGGACGCCACCCGGCGGGACATTGTCCGGCGGGTGACGGCGGGGGAGTATTCCGTCTCCGGCCTCGCCGCCCTCTACGCCATGAGTTTCGCCGCCGTCCAAAAGCATGTGGCGGTGCTGGAGCGGGCTTCCCTGGTAACGAAGGAGAAGCGCGGAAGGGAGCAGATTGTGCGGGGTGACCACGAAGGACTGCAGAAGGCCCGCCGGCTGCTTGACGAGTATGAGGCGATCTGGCGGCAGCGCGCCCAGCGGATCGCAGACATTCTGGCTGAAGGATAG
- a CDS encoding TspO/MBR family protein, whose amino-acid sequence MPATIPTEAQGPAAPDVPSRRRQIAALIGFLALSWSVSFLGSVPVRAATGGWYALADKAPWTPPGLMFTSVWLVLYAAMAVAAWLVWRQRRLPRRRALTLYGLQLALNLLWPLTFFGLYPTLGTAALWLALAVLAALMLTAVLTVLRFGPISQTAGVLMLPNVSWLVFSASLNLYAAVSN is encoded by the coding sequence GTGCCTGCCACTATCCCCACCGAAGCGCAAGGTCCGGCAGCCCCGGACGTGCCGTCCCGACGGCGGCAGATCGCTGCCCTGATCGGCTTCCTCGCGCTCTCCTGGTCCGTGTCGTTCCTGGGATCCGTCCCGGTCCGCGCGGCTACAGGCGGCTGGTATGCCCTGGCCGACAAAGCCCCCTGGACGCCTCCCGGGCTGATGTTCACGTCCGTCTGGCTGGTCCTGTACGCGGCCATGGCCGTGGCGGCCTGGCTGGTGTGGCGGCAGCGGCGCCTCCCCCGCCGCCGCGCACTCACGCTGTACGGGCTCCAGCTGGCCCTGAACCTGCTCTGGCCCCTGACGTTCTTCGGCCTGTATCCCACACTGGGGACCGCGGCGCTCTGGCTGGCACTGGCCGTCCTCGCCGCCCTCATGCTCACGGCGGTCCTGACAGTTCTGCGCTTCGGACCCATCAGCCAGACTGCCGGCGTCCTGATGCTGCCGAACGTATCGTGGCTGGTGTTTTCGGCGTCCCTGAACCTTTACGCGGCCGTCAGTAACTAA
- a CDS encoding DNA alkylation repair protein — translation MSETIAAGLLGDVMAELAVLEDPKVREANEKRGDDHGVNLSKLRAVAKRLKTQHELARALWATNDTPARLVALLICRPKAFERDELETMLREARAPKVHDWLVNYVVKKSPHAEGLRVAWKADPDPVVASAGWALTSERVAKKPAGLDLPGLLDTIEAEMKDAPDRLQWAMNHTLAFIGIEHAELRSRALDIGERLEVLKDYPTPPNCTSPFAPSWINEMVSRQARA, via the coding sequence ATGTCGGAGACGATAGCGGCGGGGCTGCTGGGCGACGTGATGGCCGAACTGGCCGTGCTTGAGGACCCGAAGGTGCGCGAGGCGAACGAGAAGCGCGGCGATGACCATGGCGTGAACCTGTCCAAGCTGCGCGCTGTCGCCAAGCGGCTGAAGACGCAGCATGAACTCGCGCGCGCACTCTGGGCCACGAACGACACTCCGGCGCGGCTTGTGGCGCTGCTGATCTGCCGGCCGAAGGCCTTCGAACGCGACGAGCTGGAGACCATGCTGCGCGAGGCGCGTGCCCCCAAGGTGCACGACTGGCTGGTGAACTACGTGGTGAAGAAAAGCCCGCACGCGGAGGGCCTGCGCGTGGCTTGGAAGGCGGATCCGGATCCGGTCGTGGCAAGCGCCGGTTGGGCCCTGACCAGCGAACGCGTGGCGAAGAAGCCTGCGGGGCTCGACCTCCCGGGGCTGCTGGACACCATCGAGGCGGAGATGAAGGACGCCCCGGACCGGCTGCAGTGGGCGATGAACCACACGCTGGCCTTCATTGGCATCGAGCACGCGGAGCTCCGGTCCCGCGCGCTCGATATCGGCGAACGGCTCGAGGTACTCAAGGACTATCCGACGCCGCCGAACTGCACCTCGCCGTTCGCGCCGAGCTGGATCAACGAGATGGTGAGCCGCCAGGCCCGGGCGTAA